One window from the genome of Dyella sp. A6 encodes:
- a CDS encoding P-II family nitrogen regulator, whose translation MKLISCIIRPYKLDEVRDALTTAGVSGITVSEVRGFGRQKGHTELYRGAEYVVDFLPKLKVEVVVTDELLEGALEAIQQSARTGSVGDGKIFVSPIDQVIRIRTGELDADAL comes from the coding sequence ATGAAACTGATCAGTTGCATCATCCGGCCATACAAGCTCGACGAGGTACGTGACGCGCTCACGACCGCAGGTGTAAGCGGCATCACGGTCAGCGAGGTCCGTGGTTTCGGTCGCCAGAAAGGGCATACCGAGCTGTACCGCGGGGCGGAATACGTGGTGGATTTCCTGCCCAAGCTGAAAGTGGAAGTGGTGGTCACGGATGAACTGCTGGAAGGCGCATTGGAGGCGATCCAGCAATCGGCCAGGACCGGCAGCGTGGGCGACGGAAAGATCTTCGTCAGCCCGATCGACCAGGTCATCCGCATCCGTACCGGCGAACTCGACGCCGACGCCCTCTGA
- a CDS encoding TorF family putative porin, whose product MSSVTMADDAPQSAVTGSVAVVNDYLFRGLSQTNWKPAVQPGIEYDQASGWYAGAWGSNISWLSDGSTDAAPISSSLELDLYTGFRGSFHGDWSYDVGLYEYYYPGTYPSGFTRPYTTEAYGSLGYKGVTLKYSHAFTNLFGFPGSKNSGYIDLSYNVEFSPDWSLNLHVGHQDVRNVAGASYSDWKVGVTRAFAHGYSVSLGYYDTNASRSVYTNAYGHYLGRATGILSLAKSF is encoded by the coding sequence TTGTCGTCCGTCACGATGGCAGACGACGCACCGCAGAGTGCAGTGACCGGTAGCGTGGCCGTGGTCAACGACTATCTGTTTCGCGGTCTTTCGCAGACGAACTGGAAACCGGCGGTGCAGCCGGGTATCGAATACGACCAGGCCAGCGGTTGGTACGCTGGTGCGTGGGGCAGCAACATCAGCTGGTTGTCGGACGGTTCGACCGACGCCGCGCCGATTTCCAGCAGCCTCGAGCTCGATCTGTACACCGGTTTTCGCGGCAGCTTCCATGGCGACTGGAGCTACGACGTAGGCCTGTACGAGTACTACTACCCGGGGACCTACCCTTCCGGCTTCACCCGTCCCTACACCACCGAAGCCTATGGCTCGCTGGGCTACAAGGGCGTCACGCTGAAGTACTCGCATGCGTTCACCAACCTGTTCGGCTTCCCGGGCAGCAAGAACTCCGGTTACATCGACCTTTCCTACAACGTCGAATTCAGCCCGGACTGGTCGCTCAATCTGCACGTTGGCCATCAGGATGTGCGCAATGTCGCCGGCGCGTCGTACAGCGACTGGAAAGTCGGGGTGACGCGTGCCTTCGCGCACGGTTATTCGGTATCGCTGGGCTATTACGACACCAACGCCTCGCGCAGCGTCTACACCAATGCCTACGGGCATTACCTGGGGCGTGCCACCGGCATTCTCTCGCTCGCCAAATCGTTCTGA